The following are encoded together in the Lactuca sativa cultivar Salinas chromosome 1, Lsat_Salinas_v11, whole genome shotgun sequence genome:
- the LOC111899412 gene encoding uncharacterized protein LOC111899412 — MQIGSHQYDSGSFGGQSLDGSFRKTSSVISSRSASSISTSKRALKAAKECAKNLTDIDLFSQHLEEWINENSHGFTSPFQLEDLQTLDFALESVLFQQLHRMPISHNSKELEFLALEDFLHAISDSLWHTFWDEKGSSPYSILCPRYSGSKFYTVEKAISRRRLDSLCGSALVLRNEADPHVRWDQVVQFALFRPGTGIRIGNESDSTLSCSSISEALFYGARILLSRMLSKYGTGSSDSVYVLVLDSDSGGVVKLEGDLGKLDLTSGNPNPYFSMVNWITNHAEVNVSSVDRIWNKLGNANWRDLGCLQILLATYYSISQWSGDAKRTITSLASDHALRLHQRRVERRLVEGEKSIIPFCNEPEIVKFDEKCDHDNRLKLEQGEVLELEDLRNQDDRNHRSFQVNGLINGWNGCCYTAFSIEFPTEPLMLYVGAHPTRLEPSWEDMSLWYQVQRQTKVLNIFRDHGICSKNLPQIVDSGRILHSGTCTRPNPKGRCDHPSCGTPILIIHPTGDPLSTKTIPFTSHDAIRCCRDCLSALKSAKSANVQHGDICPENIIKTNDLYILVSWGRAVLDDKDTCPAVNLQFSSSHALQHGKLCPSSDCESLVYLVYYLCGGKMASQQEADSIESALRWRQRLWAKRVIQQYLGEVSALLKAFADYVDGLVGTPCVVDYDVWVDRFNKVVDGVGNRGKVVEEVVRVEDVGESSGISENG; from the exons ATGCaaatag GTTCACATCAATATGATTCCGGCTCATTTGGTGGGCAAAGTTTGGACGGAAGTTTCAGAAAGACATCATCAG TTATCTCCTCACGAAGTGCATCGAGCATATCCACTTCAAAACGAGCATTAAAAGCAGCTAAAGAATGTGCAAAAAACCTTACAGATATTGACTTATTCAGTCAACACCTCGAAGAATGGATCAACGAGAATTCACATGGCTTCACATCACCCTTTCAACTcgaagacttacaaaccctagatttcgctTTAGAATCTGTATTATTTCAACAATTACACCGAATGCCAATTTCCCATAACTCAAAAGAACTTGAGTTTTTAGCCCTAGAAGATTTCTTACATGCTATTTCTGATTCCTTATGGCATACATTTTGGGATGAAAAAGGGTCATCCCCATATTCCATTTTGTGTCCCCGATATTCCGGGTCGAAATTTTATACCGTAGAAAAAGCGATATCGAGAAGACGGCTCGATTCGCTctgtgggtcggccttggttttAAGAAACGAGGCCGACCCACATGTCAGGTGGGACCAGGTGGTCCAATTTGCGTTATTCCGACCCGGAACCGGAATCAGAATCGGAAACGAATCCGATTCGACACTCTCGTGTTCTTCTATTTCCGAAGCTTTATTTTACGGGGCACGGATATTGCTTTCGAGAATGTTAAGCAAGTATGGAACCGGTAGTAGTGATTCCGTTTACGTTTTAGTTCTTGATTCCGATTCCGGAGGTGTGGTTAAACTCGAGGGTGACCTCGGGAAACTTGATTTAACGTCCGGGAATCCTAATCCGTACTTTTCGATGGTGAATTGGATAACAAATCATGCGGAAGTTAACGTTTCTAGCGTTGATCGGATATGGAACAAGTTAGGGAATGCaaattggagagatttaggaTGTTTGCAAATACTTTTAGCAACGTACTATTCGATTAGTCAATGGAGCGGAGACGCGAAAAGGACGATAACGTCCCTCGCGTCCGATCACGCCCTCCGTCTGCATCAACGGCGAGTCGAGCGGCGCCTTGTCGAGGGCGAAAAGTCGATAATACCCTTTTGTAATGAACCCGAAATTGTGAAATTTGACGAGAAATGTGATCATGATAACCGGTTGAAGCTCGAGCAAGGCGAAGTCTTGGAATTGGAAGATCTTCGGAATCAAGACGATCGGAATCATAGAAGTTTTCAAGTGAATGGATTGATTAACGGGTGGAATGGATGTTGCTATACGGCTTTTTCTATAGAGTTCCCAACGGAACCATTGATGTTATACGTGGGGGCCCACCCGACCCGATTAGAACCCTCATGGGAAGACATGAGCTTATGGTATCAAGTCCAAAGGCAAACAAAAGTGTTGAACATTTTCCGGGATCATGGAATTTGTAGTAAAAATCTTCCACAAATCGTGGATTCGGGTCGGATTCTACATTCGGGTACTTGTACCCGCCCGAACCCGAAAGGCCGGTGCGATCACCCGTCATGCGGTACACCGATTCTTATCATACACCCCACCGGCGACCCGTTGTCGACCAAAACCATCCCGTTTACTTCCCATGATGCGATCCGATGTTGTCGCGATTGTCTTTCCGCTCTAAAAAGCGCCAAGTCAGCAAACGTCCAGCATGGCGACATCTGTCCTGAGAACATTATAAAAACAAACGATTTATATATTTTAGTTTCGTGGGGTCGGGCGGTTTTGGATGATAAGGACACGTGTCCAGCTGTTAACCTACAATTCTCATCATCTCATGCTTTACAACATGGGAAGCTTTGTCCTTCTTCTGATTGTGAGAGTCTTGTGTATCTTGTTTACTATCTTTGTGGTGGAAAAATGGCGAGTCAACAGGAGGCGGATTCGATTGAGTCAGCGCTGAGGTGGCGGCAAAGATTGTGGGCCAAGAGGGTGATTCAGCAGTATTTAGGTGAGGTGTCGGCTTTGTTGAAGGCGTTTGCTGATTATGTTGATGGGCTTGTTGGAACACCGTGTGTGGTGGATTATGATGTTTGGGTTGACCGGTTTAATAAGGTGGTGGATGGAGTTGGGAATAGGGGGAAAGTGGTTGAAGAAGTGGTGAGAGTTGAAGATGTTGGTGAGTCTTCTGGGATTAGTGAAAATGGTTGA